In one Liolophura sinensis isolate JHLJ2023 chromosome 11, CUHK_Ljap_v2, whole genome shotgun sequence genomic region, the following are encoded:
- the LOC135477907 gene encoding uncharacterized protein LOC135477907 → MSLTMYAVVVFVETDEVELVASNWLQSQTKTFWPPYRNMSNVTKAVKDRVAADKTWPSYSIRILSACDSYEDGRRKLRMAEETSDIQTDDEVGMGKGARRRKERTLYSDTDDDGDDEAVAGPVKRKHLPPALPVPPFPSLHVPAGIQLDNRQATDREILKAISAVQVSLDEVRKEVLSQRQLLNMMISKEASSGTIDVMDTFPIKSMEELDGMENKIEDKEIAKSLVNQLSLIGGSNLKEATRRVMSQTISHNVALNLNWAGRKGWKGQQTEPKRAFGGLRLCAAMKKAMLKNVAFKTTEDQVEREMMIWLRNACDRHGGRKRRAESQATVSVVTVSENSKIAEITENEL, encoded by the exons atgtcatTGACAATGTATGCCGTCGTAGTTTTTGTGGAGACGGATGAAGTAGAGCTTGTTGCTTCCAACTGGTTACAGTCTCAGACAAAAACTTTTTGGCCACCGTATCGCAATATGTCTAACGTAACTAAAGCTGTAAAAGACAGAGTAGCAGCTGACAAAACTTGGCCAAGTTACAGCATTCGCATCCTGTCTGCTTGTG ATAGCTATGAGGATGGCAGAAGAAAGCTTCGAATGGCCGAGGAAACCTCAGACATACAAACAGATGATGAAGTTGGAATGGGGAAGGGTGCAAGAAG GCGCAAAGAGCGAACACTATACAGCGACACAgacgatgatggtgatgatgaagcTGTTGCCGGACCAGTTAAACGCAAACATCTCCCCCCAGCCCTGCCAGTCCCACCTTTTCCAAGCCTCCATGTTCCTGCTGGTATACAACTGGACAATCGACAAG CCACAGACAGAGAAATACTAAAGGCTATCAGTGCTGTCCAGGTATCTTTGGATGAAGTCCGCAAAGAGGTTTTGTCCCAAAGACAGCTGCTGAACATGATGATCAGCAAAGAGGCATCAAGTGGCACCATAGATGTGATGGATACCTTTCCAATAAAGTCCATGGAAGAGCTGGAtggaatggaaaacaaaattgaagataAAGAAATTGCTAAATCACTG GTCAATCAACTCAGCCTCATCGGGGGTTCTAATCTTAAGGAGGCGACCAGACGGGTGATGTCTCAAACCATATCCCATAATGTTGCTCTGAACCTTAATTGGGCAGGGAGGAAGGGCTGGAAAGGTCAGCAGACTGAACCGAAGAGAGCATTTGGTGGTCTGCGCCTATGCGCTGCAATGAAAA AAGCGATGCTGAAGAACGTTGCCTTCAAAACAACAGAAGACCAGGTCGAGAGAGAAATGATGATATGGCTTCGCAACGCCTGCGACAGGCATGGGGGCAGGAAGAGGCGCGCTGAGTCTCAAGCCACTGTGTCAGTAGTGACTGTTTCGGAAAACAGCAAAATCGCTGAAATCACTGAAAATGAACTTTGA